A region of Vitis riparia cultivar Riparia Gloire de Montpellier isolate 1030 chromosome 12, EGFV_Vit.rip_1.0, whole genome shotgun sequence DNA encodes the following proteins:
- the LOC117926987 gene encoding ubiquinol oxidase 2, mitochondrial-like: MNQLVARSLMRGLINGAKCNRSILCSVTRVELRDEKAAFGRMMSTETALAEKNQKEKSVEEVEKQSKVVFSSYWGIQRPKITREDGSPWPWNCFMPWETYHADTAIDLSKHHVPKTFVDKVAYRTVKLLRIPTDIFFQRRYGCRAMMLETVAAVPGMVGGMLLHLRSLRKFEHSGGWVKALLEEAENERMHLMTMVELVRPKWYERLLVLTVQGVFFNAFFVLYVLSPKAAHRVVGYLEEEAIHSYTEFLKDIDNGAIENVSAPAIAIDYWRLPKDATLKDVITVIRADEAHHRDVNHFASDIHFQGKKLNEAPAPIGYH; encoded by the exons ATGAATCAGTTAGTTGCAAGATCACTGATGCGAGGCCTGATCAATGGCGCCAAATGCAACCGTTCCATTTTGTGCTCGGTAACCAGAGTAGAGTTGAGGGATGAAAAGGCAGCGTTTGGGAGGATGATGAGCACGGAGACAGCATTGGCGGAGAAGAATCAGAAAGAAAAGTCGGTGGAGGAAGTGGAGAAGCAGAGTAAGGTTGTGTTCTCGAGCTACTGGGGAATTCAGCGGCCTAAGATCACCAGAGAAGATGGGAGTCCGTGGCCTTGGAACTGTTTCATG CCATGGGAAACGTATCATGCAGACACGGCAATAGATCTGAGTAAGCACCATGTGCCTAAGACGTTTGTGGATAAAGTAGCATACAGGACAGTGAAACTCCTTCGTATTCCAACTGATATATTTTTTCAG AGAAGATATGGGTGTCGTGCAATGATGCTGGAAACAGTGGCAGCTGTTCCTGGTATGGTGGGAGGGATGCTACTGCATCTAAGATCTCTCCGCAAGTTTGAACATAGTGGTGGCTGGGTCAAAGCGTTGCTTGAAGAAGCAGAAAATGAACGGATGCACCTTATGACTATGGTGGAGCTTGTGAGGCCCAAATGGTATGAGAGGCTGTTGGTCCTCACTGTGCAGGGAGTCTTCTTTAATGCCTTCTTTGTGCTTTATGTGCTCTCCCCCAAAGCGGCACATAGAGTTGTTGGGTATCTGGAAGAGGAGGCTATACATTCATATACAGAGTTCTTGAAGGATATTGATAATGGTGCAATAGAAAATGTCTCAGCTCCTGCTATTGCTATAGACTACTGGAGGCTTCCCAAGGACGCAACCCTGAAGGATGTTATAACTGTGATCCGTGCTGATGAAGCTCACCATCGAGACGTCAATCATTTTGCTTCT GATATTCATTTCCAGGGAAAGAAATTGAATGAGGCACCAGCCCCTATTGGTTACCATTAA